A part of Dehalococcoidia bacterium genomic DNA contains:
- a CDS encoding HIT domain-containing protein, protein MSNNNCPFCKMVKHELSPVVVQEDDEILAIMDLYPATPGHVLVLPKRHIEDIYAMPSDTGARIMAVAVSIAKAIMEQLSPSGLNLIQANGAAAGQTISHFHLHMVPRYRDDSVTLRFGHGDTPETIEELEQIASLLRQGLND, encoded by the coding sequence ATGAGTAACAACAACTGCCCATTTTGCAAGATGGTTAAGCATGAGTTAAGCCCCGTTGTGGTTCAGGAAGACGATGAGATACTGGCGATTATGGACCTGTACCCGGCCACTCCAGGCCATGTACTTGTGCTGCCTAAACGGCATATCGAAGACATCTACGCCATGCCGTCAGATACCGGAGCCCGCATAATGGCCGTAGCGGTCTCCATAGCTAAAGCAATCATGGAACAATTAAGTCCTAGCGGACTGAACCTGATACAGGCAAACGGAGCCGCCGCGGGACAAACTATATCCCATTTCCATCTACATATGGTTCCCCGCTATCGGGACGACTCCGTGACTCTGCGTTTCGGACACGGCGACACTCCTGAGACTATCGAAGAACTGGAGCAGATAGCTTCCCTGCTGCGCCAAGGTTTGAATGATTGA
- the ligA gene encoding NAD-dependent DNA ligase LigA yields METAKKQIAELRERLSYHSYRYYALDSPEISDAEYDRMMVDLRSLEEQHPELITPDSPTQRVGAAPLAEFGTVEHPKPLLSLANVFSDDELLAWHKRISNLVPNQAMDFVCELKMDGLAVALTYVDGKLMRGATRGDGFRGEDIKQNLRTIKSIPLAVPKNAPRKFEVRGEVYLSKKGFEKLNRERAAEELPLFANPRNAAAGSLRQLDPRVTARRPLDIYIYAIGYIDDPSVKAPATHWEMMEYLKSLGFRISPYSAKTANIDEATRYYHRWCDWREKLDFEADGVVIKVNSLALQETLGAVGHDPRWAVAYKFPAIQATTKLLDIGINVGRTGSLNPYAILEPVSVSGVTIKRATLHNEEDIRRKGLRIGDTVIVQRAGDVIPEIVAPVISKRTGEEKEFVMPDRCPSCGSEVYKSADEAAARCTNASCPAQLHRLVEHFVSRNAMDIDGVGEKIAASLISNGLVKDASDLYYLTKEQLLTINGIEEKSANNMLEAIDESKGRSLERLIFALGIRHVGAEIADILANHFGSIDALSQATEEELTQIPAIGPKIAGSIVAFFQKAVNRSIIERLEQAGVALKEREGAKKDLPFKGQQFVLTGTLASFTRSEAETRIKALGGGVGSSVSKKTTYVVAGADPGSKLEKARKLGVKIIGEDEFLKLIK; encoded by the coding sequence ATCGAAACAGCAAAAAAACAGATAGCTGAGCTGCGGGAGCGGCTCAGCTATCATAGTTATCGTTACTACGCTCTGGACAGCCCGGAGATATCCGATGCCGAATACGACCGCATGATGGTCGACCTGCGCAGTCTGGAGGAACAGCATCCGGAGCTGATCACCCCCGACTCCCCCACCCAGCGCGTGGGCGCCGCCCCCCTCGCCGAGTTCGGAACCGTCGAGCATCCAAAACCGCTTCTCAGCCTGGCCAACGTCTTCTCCGACGATGAACTGCTCGCCTGGCACAAGAGAATCTCGAATCTGGTTCCAAACCAGGCCATGGACTTCGTCTGCGAACTTAAGATGGACGGGCTCGCCGTGGCGCTGACATATGTCGATGGCAAGTTAATGAGAGGCGCCACCCGCGGCGACGGTTTCCGCGGCGAGGACATCAAGCAAAATCTGCGCACAATCAAGAGCATACCGCTGGCCGTGCCCAAAAACGCCCCGCGGAAATTCGAGGTGCGCGGCGAGGTGTACCTTTCCAAGAAAGGCTTCGAAAAGCTGAATAGGGAGCGCGCCGCGGAGGAACTGCCGCTGTTCGCCAACCCGCGCAATGCGGCGGCCGGGTCGCTTAGACAGTTGGACCCGCGCGTCACGGCCAGGCGCCCTCTCGATATATACATCTACGCCATAGGCTATATCGACGACCCGTCGGTCAAGGCGCCGGCTACGCACTGGGAAATGATGGAGTACCTCAAATCGCTTGGATTTCGCATAAGTCCCTACAGCGCTAAGACCGCAAACATTGATGAGGCTACCAGATATTACCACCGCTGGTGCGACTGGCGCGAGAAACTCGACTTCGAGGCTGACGGCGTCGTCATCAAGGTCAACTCCCTCGCGCTGCAGGAGACGCTGGGTGCGGTAGGCCACGACCCGCGCTGGGCTGTGGCCTACAAGTTCCCCGCGATACAGGCAACGACAAAGCTTCTCGACATAGGCATAAATGTGGGCCGCACCGGAAGCCTCAATCCATACGCTATTCTCGAGCCTGTTTCCGTGAGCGGCGTTACGATCAAGCGGGCGACGCTGCATAACGAGGAGGACATCAGGCGCAAAGGTCTGCGCATCGGCGACACGGTGATAGTGCAACGGGCCGGCGATGTGATTCCCGAGATCGTGGCCCCCGTGATATCGAAACGCACCGGAGAGGAAAAAGAATTCGTCATGCCCGACCGTTGCCCTTCATGCGGCAGCGAGGTGTACAAATCAGCGGACGAGGCCGCAGCGCGGTGCACAAACGCGTCGTGCCCGGCGCAGTTGCACCGTCTGGTCGAGCACTTCGTCTCGCGCAACGCAATGGATATAGACGGCGTCGGCGAGAAGATAGCAGCATCCCTCATATCAAATGGGCTGGTAAAGGACGCATCCGACCTCTATTACCTGACCAAAGAACAGCTCCTGACCATTAACGGTATAGAAGAGAAGAGCGCAAATAACATGCTCGAAGCCATCGATGAAAGCAAGGGTCGATCTTTAGAAAGGCTCATCTTTGCGCTGGGCATAAGGCATGTGGGCGCTGAGATCGCAGACATACTGGCAAACCACTTCGGCAGCATCGACGCGCTGTCGCAAGCAACCGAAGAGGAACTGACGCAGATACCTGCTATCGGCCCGAAGATAGCGGGTAGCATCGTAGCCTTTTTCCAAAAAGCTGTGAACCGTAGTATAATCGAGAGGCTGGAGCAAGCAGGCGTCGCTTTGAAGGAACGCGAAGGCGCGAAGAAAGACCTGCCGTTCAAAGGACAGCAGTTCGTGCTAACCGGAACGCTCGCATCATTTACTCGAAGCGAGGCGGAGACGCGCATAAAGGCGCTCGGCGGAGGGGTGGGATCGAGCGTAAGCAAGAAGACGACGTACGTAGTGGCGGGCGCCGATCCCGGTTCGAAGCTGGAAAAGGCGCGAAAGCTTGGTGTTAAAATAATCGGCGAGGATGAATTCCTCAAGCTGATCAAATAA
- the pth gene encoding aminoacyl-tRNA hydrolase, with product MKLIIGLGNPGKGYAGNRHNVGFRCLDYFARRHRIEIKERRWRDRSMRARFGISDIDGTAVVLAKPTTFMNLSGQAVSQLMHRFKASVSDIIVICDDMDLPVDKIRIRPQGGSGGHKGLASIISSIGSDAFTRIRVGIGRPDNDEVSYVLSNFPPEDRRAIDQAIATVADAVDCILSEGLEAAMNRYN from the coding sequence ATGAAACTTATAATCGGGCTCGGGAATCCGGGTAAAGGTTATGCCGGTAACCGGCATAACGTGGGCTTCCGATGCCTCGATTATTTCGCGCGCCGCCACAGGATCGAGATCAAAGAACGCAGGTGGCGCGATCGCAGCATGCGCGCCAGATTCGGCATAAGCGACATCGACGGCACGGCGGTAGTGCTGGCCAAACCAACCACCTTCATGAACCTCAGCGGTCAGGCGGTATCGCAACTGATGCACCGCTTCAAAGCCTCTGTCTCCGATATCATCGTAATTTGCGATGATATGGACCTGCCTGTGGACAAGATACGCATACGCCCGCAGGGCGGCTCCGGCGGCCACAAGGGCCTGGCCTCGATTATCAGCTCCATAGGAAGTGACGCTTTCACCCGCATCCGCGTCGGCATCGGGCGGCCGGACAATGACGAGGTATCGTACGTGCTGAGCAACTTCCCGCCGGAGGACAGGCGAGCCATCGATCAAGCCATAGCGACCGTTGCCGACGCAGTCGACTGCATCTTAAGCGAAGGCCTCGAGGCCGCTATGAATCGATACAACTAG
- a CDS encoding flavodoxin domain-containing protein produces the protein MTKVLIVYSSQTGNTEEMANALAEGAKSVNGATVVMKKAADTTERDLISCDAVAFGSQTTFGYISGALKDFFDRTLIQCREKTKDKPYCTFTSSGMGKRKALDVLDGIAFAYSLKKVGDGVMAKGKPTPEDIAELKVLGKKLAGG, from the coding sequence ATGACCAAAGTACTTATAGTTTACTCCAGCCAGACAGGCAATACAGAGGAGATGGCTAATGCCCTGGCTGAAGGGGCCAAATCCGTAAACGGCGCGACCGTGGTTATGAAAAAGGCAGCCGACACAACGGAGAGAGATCTCATATCATGCGACGCCGTGGCCTTCGGCTCACAGACGACCTTCGGATACATATCCGGAGCGTTGAAGGACTTCTTCGACCGGACGCTCATCCAGTGCCGCGAGAAAACGAAGGACAAGCCCTACTGCACGTTCACCAGCAGCGGCATGGGCAAACGAAAGGCCCTGGATGTCCTGGACGGCATTGCCTTTGCCTACAGCCTGAAAAAAGTAGGAGATGGCGTGATGGCCAAGGGAAAACCGACGCCGGAGGATATCGCCGAGCTTAAAGTCCTGGGCAAGAAACTTGCCGGGGGCTAA
- the serA gene encoding phosphoglycerate dehydrogenase, producing MSHQFKILVADPLAKEGVEALKAYAEVDVKTGLSKDELKAIIGEYDAIAVRSETKVTADIIDAGKKLQVIGRAGVGVDNVDLDAATRNGIMVVNAPTGNTISAAEHTIGLILALARHIPQANQKLRAGEWKRKEYMGTELRNKTLGIVGFGNVGSEVAKRAVGLAMRVIAHDPFVSVEFAANFGVKMVTLDEILAESDFITLHTPLSAKTKGLIGEKEIAKMKPGVRIINCARGGIIDEELLCKAVQDGKIAGAAVDVFTKEPAPADNPLLKNEKIIVTPHLAASTAEAQILASTDVAEEIIAVLNNKPVRYAVNIPRIPAATLAIIGPFIGVAKSMGKLLYQLGEGQMEGLNIKYEGEIAGCDTSALKANILGGLLEGTVEERVNLVNANMIAQRRGLKISETTDPACEVYTNVITVELKTSAATVTVAGTAIRGEPHIVRINDFWIDIIPREGYFLFSDHKDRPGLIGSVGTILGNADINISAMHLGRLEPRGKALLILDVDEAVNEAVLKKLMELPEVYTMKLVKF from the coding sequence ATGAGTCACCAATTCAAGATACTAGTCGCCGACCCCCTCGCCAAAGAGGGCGTGGAGGCGCTTAAAGCATACGCGGAAGTTGACGTTAAAACAGGCCTTTCCAAGGACGAACTAAAAGCCATTATCGGAGAGTACGACGCCATCGCCGTGAGAAGCGAGACCAAGGTAACGGCTGATATCATCGATGCGGGCAAGAAGCTCCAGGTGATCGGACGCGCCGGCGTCGGCGTGGACAACGTTGACCTGGACGCCGCAACCAGGAACGGTATCATGGTCGTGAACGCCCCTACAGGCAATACCATCTCTGCGGCCGAGCACACCATCGGCCTTATTCTGGCCCTGGCGCGCCACATACCGCAGGCCAACCAGAAGCTCAGGGCCGGCGAGTGGAAACGCAAAGAATACATGGGCACCGAGCTCAGGAACAAGACCCTGGGCATCGTAGGTTTCGGCAACGTGGGTTCGGAGGTGGCTAAACGAGCCGTCGGATTGGCGATGCGGGTCATAGCGCACGATCCCTTCGTTTCGGTTGAGTTCGCCGCCAACTTCGGCGTTAAGATGGTCACCCTCGATGAGATACTCGCCGAGTCGGACTTCATTACGCTGCATACGCCTCTTTCCGCCAAGACCAAAGGGCTTATAGGCGAGAAGGAAATCGCCAAGATGAAGCCCGGCGTCCGTATCATCAACTGCGCCCGCGGCGGCATCATCGATGAGGAACTGCTCTGCAAGGCGGTGCAGGACGGCAAGATCGCCGGAGCTGCGGTAGATGTGTTCACCAAGGAGCCGGCCCCTGCGGACAACCCGCTGCTTAAGAACGAGAAGATCATCGTTACCCCGCACCTGGCCGCGTCCACAGCCGAGGCACAGATACTGGCCTCAACCGACGTAGCGGAAGAGATTATTGCCGTTCTAAACAATAAACCGGTGCGCTATGCCGTTAACATCCCCAGGATACCGGCCGCCACACTGGCCATCATCGGCCCGTTCATAGGTGTTGCCAAATCGATGGGCAAGCTGCTCTATCAGCTGGGAGAAGGGCAGATGGAGGGCCTCAACATAAAATACGAAGGGGAGATCGCCGGCTGCGATACTTCGGCGCTCAAGGCCAATATCCTGGGCGGCCTGCTCGAGGGCACCGTCGAGGAGCGCGTCAATCTAGTAAACGCCAATATGATAGCTCAACGCCGCGGTTTGAAGATCAGCGAGACAACAGACCCGGCATGCGAAGTATATACTAATGTAATCACGGTGGAGCTAAAAACATCAGCCGCAACCGTCACTGTCGCGGGCACGGCTATCAGGGGAGAGCCCCATATCGTCAGGATCAACGATTTCTGGATCGACATCATTCCCAGAGAGGGGTACTTCCTCTTCAGCGATCACAAGGACCGCCCCGGCCTTATCGGCTCGGTAGGCACCATACTCGGTAACGCCGATATCAACATCAGCGCCATGCATCTGGGACGGCTGGAACCTAGAGGCAAGGCCCTGCTGATACTGGATGTCGATGAAGCCGTCAACGAAGCTGTTCTTAAGAAACTTATGGAACTGCCCGAAGTATATACAATGAAGCTGGTTAAGTTCTAA